One Nocardiopsis gilva YIM 90087 genomic window, GATCAGGTGGATCTTGGTGGTCAGCCCGCCCGGGAACGTCCCAGTGCTTCCGAGCCGTCCGCTTCGTCCCGTACCGCTTCCCCTTTTTCGCGGCTCCGGCGGCGTGGGAGTGGGCGCGCACGCTGGTGGAGTCGATGCCGACCACCAGGTCTTCTCCGGTGGCGGCGTCGATGCGCAGCCGGTCGGCGATCCTTTGCCAGGTGCCGTCCAGGCACCAGCGGCGGTGGCGCCCGGCCGCGGTCTCCCAGGGGCCGTAGCGTTCGGGCAGGTCACGCCAGGGGATCCCGGTGCGGGTTCGGAACAGCACGGCGTTGATGACGCGGCGGTGGTCGGCCCATTGGCCGCCTTTGGGCGGGTTGTCGGGCATGAGCGGGGCGAGCAGGGCCCACTCGGCATCGGTGAGTTCATGACGGCCGGACACGCTCACCAAGATTGCCAGCGCGAGCCCCACTCCACCCGCCGATTCAAAAAACAGGCCCTAGGCCCATCGCCTACGGCCTCGACTGGGTCCCCGCCCACCGCCCCGTCACGACGGGCCGAGCCTCCCTCACTCTCGTGGGTCGTTACGTCGCCGCCACGCGGCTGAGGAACGAACTGACCGCCCAGGGGGTGGAGGTTCACTCGATTGACTCGCCCTCGGCAGGTACCGACGACGGGGCGTCTCCCGTCGTCGACCTACTGTGGATCGAACTGGACGCGGGGTGGAGTCCGTCGGTACTAGCCCGGGAGCTCGACCGTGCAACGGCACCCGACGTGCACGAGCCGCGCCTGCGCATCGGCGGGGATGGAGTCACGGTCCCCCGACTCGTCGAGCTGCCAAGCTCCCCGCAACACGATGAGTGGGACGGAAGCGTCCTGATCACCGGAGGCCTGACGGCGCTCTTTCACCTCGCCGGACCCCTCCGGATCGCGCCCTCGAGAGTCTCGACCACGCTGACTTCGCAGAGGTCTTCGCCGGGGAAGGCCGACGGCGCTCAGATCGTCGCGGAATCCATACACCCTGTGCGGCTGAGAACGCTGGTGTTCTTCTCCTCCGCGGCCGCGGTCCTGCGCTCGGCGGGGCAGGCGAACTACGCGGCGGCCAACGGGTTTCTCGACGGTCTGGTCCTGCGCCGCTCCCTCCACACGCTGGATCGAGCGGAATGGGCTGAGAGGCTGCTGGCCAAACTGCGGTCGCTGGTCGCCGAGGTCCTGGGAGACGCCGATGCCGTCGAGAGCGAGACAGAGTTCACCGACATGGGCGTCGACTCGATTATGGCGATCGACATGCGTACCCACGCCGAAGAGGGTTTGGGCGTAGAACTCTCGGCCACCGTGGTTCTGGATCACCCCACTCCCAAGACCCTGAGCGAGTACCTGGTCGAGTTCTTGGACGGGGACGAAGTACCAGAGAAAGCCGGGCACGGAGGTGGACTCGCCCACGAGGAGGGACGATGAGTGGGGCATTTCTCGTCGCGCGGTACCACCCCTTGTCCCCTGGTGCAGACGACCTCTCCGATCGACGAAAAATCAGGTAACGGACAGTCCGAATTGGGGCGCCATTCGATCACCATAAGAGTACGATGAGGACGGAATTGGTATGTCGGAGTAATGTGGAGTTTCGATGGCACAGTGGACCGTGTTGGGAATTTGTGGGAGCCTGCGGCAAGGGTCGTATAATGCTGAGCTATTGCGTCTTGCGGCTGAGCTCTGCCCAGAGGTATCGATCGTTGGCCGTCAAGCAGCTGGCCGTCTTCCCCTTTTCAATCCCGATATTGAGGATGAGGAAGTGATTCCGGAGCCAGCGAGAGAGTTTCGGTCGCTTGCTGATGTCTCCGACGGGGTCATCATCGCCTCACCCGAGTACGCTCACGGTCCTTCCGGTGTCGTCAAGAACGCCATGGACTGGTTGGTAGGTTCGGGTGGCCTCGCAGGGAAGCCGACGCTTCTCATGAGCGCGTCTCCCGGGCAGGCTGGCGGTATGCGCGGTCATCTGCCATTGATACCGACGTTAACGCTGATGGGTGCGGTTCCCGTCGATTCGGTGACGGTGTCCGGGGCACCCGCTCTGGTCGACGACCACGGTGAGTTCCATGATCCGGCGGTGCGCGAACGAATGAGGCTGGCCATGGAGGCCTTCTCCAGGGCACTGTCCTACTCCCGACAGAAGTCGGAGAACCTCCGATTGGTTGACTCCCCGACACGCTAATACGGATTTCTCTCCTTTCCAGCCCAGCTGGCCTGGTCACGGTTCTGCCGTGGTCATCCCGACCTTCGACATGACCATTGTCGCCTCAGAGGAGGAGCAGGAGCGGGCGAGTCAGTACCTGACCAGGGTCCACGTCGACGGAGTGCTACTCGTCTCCGAGCACCGAGACGATCCGCTGCCGGAACGGCTGGCCGAGTCAGGGGTGCCGTACGTGCACGGCGGCCCCCGCTGGGCCTGGCACGGGAGCATGTCAGCTACGTCGACATCGGCGGCGGGTACATGGCGACACGGCACCTGCTGGCGGGTAGCCGACACAGCCATCGCGACGATCAGCGGGCCGCAGGACATAATGGCCGGTGTGGAGCGGCTGCGCTGCTATGGGGTGGCGCTGCGCGAGGCAGGCCAACAGTCGACACCGGCGCGGATCGCGGCCGGAGACTTCAGTTGCGAGGGGGCGCGCGGGCCAT contains:
- a CDS encoding beta-ketoacyl reductase; the encoded protein is MEVHSIDSPSAGTDDGASPVVDLLWIELDAGWSPSVLARELDRATAPDVHEPRLRIGGDGVTVPRLVELPSSPQHDEWDGSVLITGGLTALFHLAGPLRIAPSRVSTTLTSQRSSPGKADGAQIVAESIHPVRLRTLVFFSSAAAVLRSAGQANYAAANGFLDGLVLRRSLHTLDRAEWAERLLAKLRSLVAEVLGDADAVESETEFTDMGVDSIMAIDMRTHAEEGLGVELSATVVLDHPTPKTLSEYLVEFLDGDEVPEKAGHGGGLAHEEGR
- a CDS encoding NADPH-dependent FMN reductase; protein product: MAQWTVLGICGSLRQGSYNAELLRLAAELCPEVSIVGRQAAGRLPLFNPDIEDEEVIPEPAREFRSLADVSDGVIIASPEYAHGPSGVVKNAMDWLVGSGGLAGKPTLLMSASPGQAGGMRGHLPLIPTLTLMGAVPVDSVTVSGAPALVDDHGEFHDPAVRERMRLAMEAFSRALSYSRQKSENLRLVDSPTR